Genomic DNA from Segatella copri:
AAACATTTCGTCTGGATGATTCAAAAGTTTTCAAAAAAATCAATCAAGGTGATTCTGTATGTGTCAATTTTGTTAAAGGTCTTTATGGTATAAACATTATCAAGGATATATCTCCTAAAAACAAATAATTAATGCAATATAAAACATCCGCTGAAAAAGAAGCAGACAATGGAGAAAAGATTTTTAAGGATTTTAATAATTTTATAAATATGAAGATTAAAACATTATTTAAGACAATTTTTTGCGCAGGATTAGTTTTAACTCTTGTTTTGTATCTATGCCATTTATACGGCAACTATATAGAAAAAACACAGGAGCCTATTACTGGTTATACATATAATGGATTTGAGGAAAAAAGTAACTATAAGAGTTCAAATACAATTCTTATAACCTATAAATCAAAACAATATGTATTACATACGGGAGATCGAGTCTTAGACAAGATATCTTGTGCTATAAAAACTCATCACCCTGGAAGGGAATGCATACAACACACGATGCATATCCCTTCCAGGGTGAGTTTATTATAGGAATTTCTTGATTTAAAGTGCTACACGATTTCTTGTAAACTTATCAAGAAAAGTTCGAACCATGCCTTTATTATCGCTCTTATCTAAATCTTCTTCATAAGCAGATTGCAAAGAAAGCCAAAAAGAAGCAGGAATGCCCAAAAAACGTTCTAAAGAAGAAGCTATCTCAGGACTTAAACATAACGTTCCATTCAAAAGTTTATCTAATTCAAACTCTTCAAGCCCTATTTTATGAGCAAAGTCAGAAATTGGAAGACTGCGAGCTTCCAATTCCTCCTTCAAAATACAACCAGGACTAACCGGCTGGAAAGGACGCGGATTAATATTATTTCTTGTTTCCATAATGCGAATCGTCTAATTACGGCAAAAATACGCTAAATACCTGATACAACCAAGACTTTTTTCGATTTTAACATAAAAAATACCACTTTTTTCAACCTTTTTTTTCCCGAATCCCTGCAAATCGCACAAATCGCATAATTGGGGGTTCGGGAATGTTGTATCTTTGTATCGTCAATCAGAGAGGTTGATGCAGCAACGGTCTCGGCGGAGACACTGACTGCTTTTTACTAAAACTAAATTTTTAAAAGTATGATTCTCATCAAATTAGCGAAGAACAAGAACAAGACTATCAAGGAAGCGTATGGCAAATATTATGCGCGACCAGTAGTGACAGAAACCATCGGTATCGATGAACTCGCCGAACACATGGCGAGCCACAACACCCCGTTCTCGAAGGGTGCCATCAAGGGCCTTCTCACCGATATGGTGAGCTGTGTGAAGGAGCTCGTGCTCCAGAACAAGGCAGTGAAGATAGACAACCTCGCCATCTTCTCCATCGGCATCATCAACAAGATGGGAGCCGCCAGCATCAAGGAGTGGAACCTCGCCAAGTTTGTAGAGGGCTACCGCCTCAGAGCCCGTGCTACCGGCAAGCTCAGCAATACCCAGCTCTCTCTCGATGCCAACGCCAAGAACGCCATGGATCTCCTCAACTCTAGCGAGAGCGCTGCAGGCGATACCACACAGGGCGGCGGAACCACTGAGGGCGGCGGTACATCACAAGGCGGCAGCACCGACGGAACAGGCAACAGCGGAGACGGCCTGGAGTAGTGAACCGTCTCTCAAATATGCGAAACGACAGAAGAAGGAAGGAGTGAACTGACCGGCGACAGGGATATTCCGAAGGCACAAAGCGGCTGGTTTTCATTCTGACGATTACGGATAAACAGCAAATCATAATGACCCAAGAACCTGCCTTTTACGGGTATCCGGGCTGGCAGTTCCTCCCCCGCCCTTCTTCTTCCAGAAACGCTTACTGAAACTAAATTTCAACCACTAAAACAAGCATGTGACTATCATTATCCACTTAGTATTAATCATTAAAAAACAAAGCAAAATGAAAAAAGTAAATTGGAAAACCATCATCAACTTCCTCATCACGGTATTAACAGCTGTAGCCAGCTCATTCTGTGTACAGAACTGCTAAAAGAAGGGAGGTTGCCATGACACAGAAACATCGTAGCATTTCACTCATCGTGATCCACTGTTCTGCCACGAGAGTGACTCAGGATTTCACATTCGAGCAGTTGGAGGCCTGCCATCTTGCCCGCGGTTTCAAGAGTATCGGCTATCATTATTACATCACGAAGGATGGTGTGGTATATCCGGGTCGTCCGGAATCGGAAGTAGGAGCCCATGCCCGTCATTACAATGCCCACAGCATCGGCATCTGTTATGAGGGAGGTCTCGACAAGAACGGCAAGCCTGCCGATACGCGCACTCCAGCCCAGAATCAGGCTCTGTATTCGCTTCTGGAGAGCCTCTGCCTCTCCTATCCTGATGCAGAGATACTGGGCCACCGCGATTTGCCGAACGTTCACAAAGACTGTCCGTCGTTTGATGTCAAGCGATGGCTGAAGTTGGTAGATTTCCACATCTAGCCGATTTTCGGAAAGGATTTCATTGTATTTATTTTTTTAAGTTGATTCAAGCCCGACAGGAAGCAGCAACGCTCTCCTATCGGGCTTTGATTATTGTGTAAAGAAGAGAAATTCAAAAAAAATATGAAAAGGCTTGCAAGTTTCGGAATATTGGCGTATATTTGCAGAAAAAAAAGAAAGGCTTATGAAATATTTGGATCCTAAGGCCGATTTGACCTTCAAAAAAGTGTTTGGCGAACATCCCGAGTTGGTAAAAAGTTTGCTTAACGCCCTTCTTCCTTTTAAGAGTGAGGAAGAGGAAATCACTTCTGTGACATATCTTACGCCTGAAATGGTTCCCCAGACACCCACACGAAAATATAGTATAGTGGATGTGAGATGCGAGGATGCCCAGGGACGTCAGTTTATTGTAGAAATGCAGATGGTTTGGTCTGCGGAGTTTAAGCAGCGAGTTCTCTTCAATGCTTCCAAGGCATATGTAAAGCAGCTAAACAGGGGAGAAGATTATTCTCTTCTGAAGCCAGTTTATTCTCTCAACTTGGTTAATGAAGTATTTGAGCCTGAACTGGATGATTATTACCACTATTACCAGCTTGTACATGAGGAACATACCGAAAAAGTAATTGATGGTTTGCATCTGGTATTTGTAGAGTTGCCGAAGTTTACGCCTCATACGTTTACAGAGAAGAAAATGCAGGTTTTATGGCTTAGGTATCTGACAGAAATTAATGAGAAAACGAAGGAAGTTCCGGCAGAACTGCTGGCAAATCCGGAGATAGCCAAAGCCGTATCAGAGATTGAAGAATCAGCCTATACCGAGGAGGAACTTCTGGGTTATGATGAATTCTGGGATATGGTGAGCGTAGAGAAGACGCTTGCCGGCAGGTTGGAGCGTTTGACGAAGGCTAATGATGATACAGAGGAGAAACTTAAGGCAACCTCTAGTCAGTTGGAGGCAACCTCTAGTCAGTTAAAGGAAGCTGAGAAGCA
This window encodes:
- a CDS encoding DNA-binding protein, translating into MILIKLAKNKNKTIKEAYGKYYARPVVTETIGIDELAEHMASHNTPFSKGAIKGLLTDMVSCVKELVLQNKAVKIDNLAIFSIGIINKMGAASIKEWNLAKFVEGYRLRARATGKLSNTQLSLDANAKNAMDLLNSSESAAGDTTQGGGTTEGGGTSQGGSTDGTGNSGDGLE
- a CDS encoding smalltalk protein — protein: MKKVNWKTIINFLITVLTAVASSFCVQNC
- a CDS encoding N-acetylmuramoyl-L-alanine amidase, translated to MTQKHRSISLIVIHCSATRVTQDFTFEQLEACHLARGFKSIGYHYYITKDGVVYPGRPESEVGAHARHYNAHSIGICYEGGLDKNGKPADTRTPAQNQALYSLLESLCLSYPDAEILGHRDLPNVHKDCPSFDVKRWLKLVDFHI
- a CDS encoding Rpn family recombination-promoting nuclease/putative transposase; its protein translation is MKYLDPKADLTFKKVFGEHPELVKSLLNALLPFKSEEEEITSVTYLTPEMVPQTPTRKYSIVDVRCEDAQGRQFIVEMQMVWSAEFKQRVLFNASKAYVKQLNRGEDYSLLKPVYSLNLVNEVFEPELDDYYHYYQLVHEEHTEKVIDGLHLVFVELPKFTPHTFTEKKMQVLWLRYLTEINEKTKEVPAELLANPEIAKAVSEIEESAYTEEELLGYDEFWDMVSVEKTLAGRLERLTKANDDTEEKLKATSSQLEATSSQLKEAEKQRKEAEEQRKEAEEQRKEAEEQLKKANEEKLQSAKKLLQAGVSADIVASTLNLSMDEIKIH